In Gossypium raimondii isolate GPD5lz chromosome 12, ASM2569854v1, whole genome shotgun sequence, a single window of DNA contains:
- the LOC105762966 gene encoding uncharacterized protein LOC105762966: MVRGLQQIAKQSWKHISLLHNKKMAASYHARSNSLPSRQHPIVSQIDENLNRLKASQSASTSSLIGHNLSGLQDLHECVDVLLQFPLTQQALAQEKQREMVEELLDGSLMLLDVCTTAKDALLQTKECTQELQSILRRRRGAEGLANEFRKYLTSRKAMKKAICKALKNLKHIQNKLSTPGENGAVISVLRDVEAVTISVLESVLSFISGPEAESKSSRWSLVLKLMHQKKVMCEEEQKANKFLSAEAAVRSCIKSENMKHVENVQKELQSSELSIQDLEEGLETLSRHMIKTRVTVLNIISC, translated from the coding sequence ATGGTGAGGGGACTACAGCAAATAGCTAAGCAGAGTTGGAAACACATATCGCTTTTGCATAACAAGAAAATGGCAGCCTCTTACCATGCTCGATCAAACAGCTTGCCCTCAAGGCAACACCCTATCGTTTCACAAATCGACGAGAACTTGAACCGATTGAAGGCATCTCAATCAGCCTCTACATCATCATTGATAGGCCACAACCTAAGTGGTCTTCAGGATTTGCATGAATGTGTTGATGTATTGCTTCAATTTCCCCTCACCCAACAAGCTCTCGCCCAAGAGAAGCAAAGGGAAATGGTTGAAGAGCTTTTGGATGGATCTCTCATGCTCTTGGATGTATGTACCACTGCTAAGGATGCCTTGTTGCAGACAAAGGAATGCACTCAAGAGCTTCAATCAATTTTACGCAGAAGACGTGGAGCCGAAGGGCTTGCTAATGAGTTTAGGAAATACTTGACATCTAGGAAAGCCATGAAAAAGGCAATCTGCAAGGCCTTAAAGAACTTGAAGCATATACAGAATAAACTCAGTACTCCTGGCGAGAATGGAGCTGTGATTAGCGTCTTAAGAGATGTAGAAGCAGTTACCATCAGCGTGCTAGAATCCGTATTGTCCTTTATTTCAGGGCCAGAGGCAGAATCAAAATCGAGCCGTTGGTCGCTGGTTTTGAAGCTAATGCACCAGAAGAAAGTAATGTGCGAGGAAGAACAGAAagcaaataaatttttgagtgCTGAAGCTGCAGTGCGTTCCTGCATCAAATCCGAAAACATGAAGCATGTCGAGAACGTGCAAAAGGAGCTTCAAAGCTCAGAGTTGAGCATCCAAGATCTTGAAGAAGGCCTTGAAACCCTCTCCAGGCATATGATAAAAACTAGAGTTACTGTTCTTAATATCATCAGCTGTTAA